The candidate division WOR-3 bacterium genome has a window encoding:
- a CDS encoding TraR/DksA C4-type zinc finger protein — translation MAQKKKKKTSCHIAEKDLRRLEQALLNEKQRILRQGNFTRQVMDTPANTGDLSSHRTHIADQGTENFQRELASQLRSIESRSLRDIDDALNKIANGTYGICEMCGEPIPLARLEAVPAARFCMKCAQKEKKEA, via the coding sequence ATGGCACAGAAGAAGAAGAAAAAAACCAGTTGCCACATCGCTGAAAAAGACCTGCGCCGGCTGGAGCAGGCGCTCCTCAATGAAAAACAGCGCATCCTGCGCCAGGGCAACTTCACCCGTCAGGTAATGGATACCCCAGCCAACACCGGTGACCTTTCCAGCCATCGTACCCATATCGCCGACCAGGGCACCGAAAACTTCCAGCGGGAACTCGCCTCCCAGTTACGCTCCATTGAATCCCGCAGCCTGCGCGACATTGACGATGCCCTTAACAAAATCGCTAACGGCACCTATGGCATCTGCGAAATGTGTGGCGAACCGATACCCCTTGCCCGACTTGAAGCGGTACCCGCTGCCCGTTTCTGTATGAAGTGTGCTCAGAAAGAGAAAAAAGAAGCCTGA
- the ileS gene encoding isoleucine--tRNA ligase, with the protein MFKPVPPQPDHREIEPRILRFWEEGRYFYRLKERNRGNPKFRFLDGPITANGPMGVHHAWGRTYKDLFQRYKAMLGFDQRFQNGFDCQGLWVEVEVEKELGFKSKKDIEKFGIAQFVEKCKERVMKFSRIQTQQSILIGQWMDWENSYYTMSEENNYAIWFFLKKCHELGLIYEGTDVMPWCARCGTAISDMEIATEGYRVLTHPAIFVRFPILNRTNESLLVWTTTPWTLSSNTGAAVHPDLTYVRAKKDGEILILAKELLSVLGTGVEILEEFPGRELAGLKYRGPFDELPAQQGVEHRVVLWKDVSATEGTGIVHIAPGCGKEDFLLGKEENLAVIAPLNEDGTFKEGFDWLTGKEASRVAPEVFENLKQKGLLYRVEDYTHRYPVCWRCGAELVFRLVDEWFIAMDPLREAIMESAKQVRWIPEFGLERELDWLRNMGDWCISKKRYWGLALPIFKCSCGWFDVIGSPEELKERARAGWEKFAGHTPHRPWIDEVKIGCPQCGKLVSRIKDVGNPWLDAGIVPFSTTHYLTDRAYWQEWFPFDFITESFPGQFRNWFYAILAMSTVLERCSPFRTVLGYATMKAEDGREMHKSWGNAIEVEEAVAKMGADTMRWVFCRHNPTQNLLFGFKVGEEVKRKLLTFWNVYSFFVTYAVIDKVNPTTLNVKKEHLSRLDRWILSRLNNLVLFTRDRLEDYDCAAAALAGEQFIDDLSTWYVRRSRRRFWKSAADHDKAAAYYTLYTCLVTLVKLLAPFIPFITEEIYQNLVRSCDPNAPESVHLTFYPEPDKTLIDPELEADMQLVRELVSLGHAAREKSRIKVRQPLSQMFVVVKPPTDRKRLEPDIEIVKEELNIRNITFITDSIPAGLIIEENDHFTIGIDPNLTPELEAEGLVRELIRRVQNLRKSAGFEVTDRIVLSCQGSDRLNQAIAMFKDYLKQETLAEELKFDSLPDPEVETELNINREPARLAIRRVKR; encoded by the coding sequence ATGTTTAAACCTGTTCCTCCGCAACCCGACCATCGTGAAATTGAACCCCGAATCCTCCGCTTCTGGGAAGAAGGCCGTTATTTTTACCGCCTCAAAGAGCGTAATCGGGGCAACCCCAAGTTCCGCTTCCTTGATGGCCCAATTACCGCCAATGGCCCAATGGGCGTCCACCACGCCTGGGGGAGAACATACAAAGACCTGTTTCAGCGCTACAAAGCGATGCTTGGCTTTGACCAGCGGTTTCAGAACGGTTTTGACTGTCAGGGTTTATGGGTCGAGGTTGAAGTAGAAAAGGAACTGGGGTTCAAGTCCAAAAAGGACATCGAGAAGTTTGGCATCGCCCAGTTTGTTGAAAAGTGCAAAGAGCGGGTTATGAAATTCTCGCGCATCCAGACCCAGCAGTCAATCCTTATTGGCCAGTGGATGGACTGGGAAAACTCCTACTATACGATGTCGGAAGAAAACAACTACGCCATCTGGTTCTTTCTCAAAAAGTGCCACGAACTCGGCTTAATTTACGAAGGGACCGATGTTATGCCCTGGTGTGCCCGTTGCGGCACCGCTATCTCGGATATGGAAATCGCCACTGAGGGCTACCGCGTCCTGACCCATCCGGCGATTTTTGTCCGTTTCCCAATCTTGAACCGTACGAATGAATCGCTCCTTGTCTGGACAACAACACCCTGGACCCTTTCTTCAAATACCGGCGCTGCCGTTCACCCCGACCTCACCTATGTTCGGGCGAAAAAGGACGGCGAAATTTTAATCCTTGCCAAAGAACTCCTTTCGGTCTTGGGCACCGGTGTTGAAATACTTGAAGAGTTCCCGGGAAGAGAACTTGCCGGCTTGAAATACCGGGGACCATTTGACGAACTGCCGGCACAGCAAGGGGTTGAACATCGGGTTGTACTCTGGAAAGATGTCAGCGCCACCGAAGGTACCGGCATCGTCCATATCGCCCCGGGCTGCGGTAAAGAGGACTTCCTCCTCGGCAAAGAGGAAAACCTTGCGGTCATTGCACCCCTGAACGAAGACGGCACATTTAAAGAAGGGTTTGACTGGCTCACCGGCAAAGAAGCCAGCCGGGTTGCGCCGGAAGTTTTCGAAAACCTCAAACAAAAAGGGCTTCTCTATCGGGTAGAAGATTACACTCACCGCTATCCAGTCTGCTGGCGCTGTGGCGCAGAACTGGTCTTCCGCCTTGTCGACGAATGGTTCATTGCGATGGACCCGCTGCGGGAAGCGATAATGGAATCGGCAAAACAGGTGCGCTGGATTCCTGAATTCGGTTTGGAGCGAGAACTCGACTGGCTACGCAATATGGGTGACTGGTGCATCTCCAAAAAGCGCTACTGGGGCCTGGCATTACCCATCTTCAAATGCTCCTGCGGCTGGTTTGATGTCATCGGTTCACCGGAGGAGTTAAAAGAACGGGCGCGTGCCGGCTGGGAAAAGTTTGCCGGCCACACGCCGCATCGACCCTGGATTGACGAAGTGAAAATTGGTTGTCCGCAGTGCGGCAAACTCGTCTCCCGCATCAAAGATGTCGGCAACCCCTGGCTTGACGCGGGCATCGTGCCCTTTTCCACCACCCATTACCTCACCGACCGTGCCTACTGGCAAGAATGGTTTCCCTTCGACTTCATCACCGAATCATTCCCGGGCCAGTTCCGCAACTGGTTCTATGCCATCCTCGCAATGAGCACCGTACTGGAAAGGTGCTCGCCCTTCCGCACCGTACTCGGCTATGCGACGATGAAAGCCGAAGATGGCCGGGAGATGCACAAATCCTGGGGCAACGCCATCGAAGTGGAAGAGGCGGTGGCGAAAATGGGCGCCGACACAATGCGCTGGGTGTTCTGTCGCCACAACCCGACCCAGAACCTTTTGTTCGGATTTAAAGTCGGCGAAGAAGTCAAACGGAAACTGCTCACCTTCTGGAATGTTTACAGTTTCTTTGTCACCTATGCCGTCATTGACAAAGTAAACCCCACGACCCTCAATGTAAAAAAAGAACACCTCAGCCGTCTTGACCGCTGGATTCTCTCCCGGCTCAACAACCTTGTCCTGTTTACCCGCGACCGACTCGAAGACTATGACTGCGCCGCCGCGGCACTCGCCGGGGAACAGTTTATCGACGACCTCTCTACCTGGTATGTCCGGCGCAGCCGGCGTCGCTTCTGGAAATCGGCGGCCGACCATGACAAAGCCGCCGCCTACTACACCCTTTACACCTGCCTCGTAACCCTCGTCAAGCTTCTTGCCCCCTTCATCCCCTTCATCACCGAAGAAATCTACCAGAACCTCGTCCGTTCCTGTGACCCCAACGCCCCGGAAAGCGTCCATCTAACGTTCTACCCGGAGCCCGACAAAACGCTCATCGACCCGGAACTTGAAGCCGATATGCAACTCGTCCGCGAACTGGTGTCCCTTGGCCATGCCGCCCGGGAAAAATCCCGTATCAAAGTGCGTCAACCCCTTTCCCAAATGTTCGTTGTCGTAAAACCACCCACCGACCGAAAGCGCCTTGAACCTGATATCGAGATTGTCAAAGAAGAACTGAACATCCGCAACATCACCTTCATTACCGACTCAATCCCCGCCGGATTAATCATCGAAGAAAACGACCATTTCACCATCGGTATCGACCCCAACCTGACACCGGAACTGGAAGCCGAAGGTTTGGTGCGCGAACTTATCCGCCGGGTCCAGAACCTGCGCAAGAGTGCCGGGTTTGAGGTTACTGACCGTATCGTCCTTTCCTGTCAGGGTTCAGACCGGCTTAACCAGGCGATTGCGATGTTTAAAGATTACCTGAAACAGGAAACCCTGGCAGAAGAGTTAAAATTTGACTCCCTTCCCGACCCGGAGGTTGAAACCGAACTTAACATAAACCGCGAGCCGGCACGGCTTGCCATCAGGAGGGTAAAAAGATAA
- a CDS encoding peroxiredoxin family protein, with protein sequence MLKYFKVGAMALLLLTPALVLAWPQPGDPAPDVSVPDTAWVTHLVPSEYRGQVIQLFFWQST encoded by the coding sequence GTGTTGAAGTACTTTAAGGTTGGTGCAATGGCGCTTCTGCTATTGACACCAGCGCTGGTGCTCGCCTGGCCGCAACCCGGCGACCCCGCTCCGGATGTTTCAGTTCCGGACACCGCCTGGGTTACACACCTTGTGCCTTCGGAGTACCGGGGGCAGGTTATCCAGCTGTTTTTCTGGCAGTCCACCTGA
- a CDS encoding PQQ-binding-like beta-propeller repeat protein, whose protein sequence is MKFRIARARFGAGIVLLAAFIFSGCPKPPLVPEKPSGSLLGYKNVVYTCSTRTTDPSGGQVAYQFDWGDGSQSQWSGWVDGGVAYADTHTYTTAGSMEIRARAKNAKGRVSGWSEPLIIEISPGEGEVRWRFTYTDPESPEDSADFSNHIFSIGPEGNIYIPASDIPALLCRNTNGNRRWEFIPENEDELSIGATIAGDGTIYIGTEEGDLYALTPTGQKKWRTTFRSGITALPALGLDGTIFIQTENDSVFAINPEDGSRKWVFYAGGGEHSPVIGPDGTVFVSQDDTLYALSPSDGQIKWRYGMRQAVAAPPAIDTRSSVIYVTDEDGWLASVNLADGRENWAVRFVGELSAPVIGSDGTIYITLTGTLLSLSPENGDINWQFIPPLTGDASTPAVSNTGVIYFLCVGLMDQQGDRDSLYAVNSDGTRRWAAALGIGTPGEFISAPKIDDAGYIYIGDGTRAWCVVGYGGPANSSWPMFGADIKNTGRAR, encoded by the coding sequence ATGAAGTTTAGAATTGCGCGCGCCCGGTTCGGCGCGGGGATTGTGCTCCTCGCGGCGTTTATCTTTTCTGGTTGTCCGAAACCACCGCTTGTCCCGGAAAAACCCAGCGGCTCACTTCTTGGTTACAAAAATGTTGTCTATACCTGCTCCACTCGAACCACCGACCCATCAGGCGGCCAGGTTGCTTACCAGTTCGACTGGGGCGATGGTTCCCAATCTCAATGGTCCGGCTGGGTGGATGGCGGTGTTGCCTATGCCGACACTCACACCTACACAACCGCGGGCTCGATGGAAATAAGAGCCCGGGCAAAAAACGCTAAGGGCCGGGTTTCCGGTTGGTCCGAGCCGCTGATTATTGAAATAAGCCCTGGTGAAGGCGAAGTCCGGTGGCGATTTACCTATACCGACCCGGAATCACCCGAAGATTCTGCCGACTTTTCCAACCACATCTTCAGCATTGGACCCGAAGGCAATATTTACATTCCCGCATCGGACATTCCGGCACTGCTGTGCCGCAACACCAACGGCAATCGCCGCTGGGAGTTCATCCCCGAAAACGAAGATGAACTTTCCATCGGTGCGACAATCGCTGGAGACGGCACAATTTACATCGGCACTGAAGAGGGTGACCTTTACGCCCTGACCCCAACCGGTCAGAAAAAATGGCGGACAACTTTTCGTTCCGGAATAACCGCCCTGCCGGCTCTGGGGCTTGATGGTACAATCTTCATCCAGACCGAAAACGACTCGGTATTTGCCATCAACCCGGAAGACGGCTCCCGAAAATGGGTTTTCTACGCTGGCGGCGGTGAACATTCGCCGGTAATTGGTCCGGATGGCACGGTGTTTGTGTCTCAGGACGACACCCTCTATGCCCTTAGCCCGTCCGATGGTCAGATAAAATGGCGCTATGGTATGCGGCAGGCAGTTGCGGCACCGCCCGCAATCGACACACGAAGTTCGGTTATCTATGTAACCGATGAGGACGGTTGGCTTGCCTCGGTGAACCTTGCCGACGGCAGGGAAAACTGGGCGGTTCGATTTGTCGGCGAACTTTCGGCTCCGGTAATCGGCAGTGATGGTACAATTTACATCACCCTCACCGGTACATTACTCTCCCTTTCCCCGGAAAACGGTGACATCAACTGGCAGTTCATTCCCCCTTTGACCGGTGACGCCTCAACACCGGCGGTTAGCAATACCGGTGTTATCTACTTCCTTTGTGTTGGCTTAATGGACCAGCAAGGCGACCGGGATTCGCTCTATGCCGTTAACAGCGATGGCACAAGACGATGGGCTGCGGCTCTGGGCATTGGCACACCGGGCGAATTCATCTCGGCTCCGAAGATTGACGACGCCGGCTACATCTACATCGGCGACGGTACACGTGCCTGGTGTGTTGTTGGCTATGGTGGTCCGGCGAACTCCTCCTGGCCAATGTTTGGTGCCGACATCAAAAACACCGGACGGGCAAGATAA
- a CDS encoding peptidoglycan DD-metalloendopeptidase family protein, which produces MARKEVTVFIFGNYTPNALRFSISLALARFLFVVLLFMTVILFVAFGLVASGVYRFSRMVYLTQRNRQLEQEFKKVKTLQERLEFLEKEREKLAKMLGVDLTPPPVNWQTGMVDSAELPDWVKSQPWGSQPLPVLVPVSNYVISRGTSAEHMAIDFACQKGSLVRATADGVVAERGVDKQFGRYLLLRHDKGYDSYYGHLETWLVQRGDTVKVGTAIGRVGMTGQASAPHLHFEIRKDGSPIDPTTLLKL; this is translated from the coding sequence GTGGCACGCAAAGAGGTTACCGTTTTCATCTTTGGCAACTACACGCCCAACGCACTGCGCTTCAGCATCTCGCTTGCCCTGGCGCGGTTTCTGTTTGTGGTACTGCTGTTTATGACCGTAATCCTGTTCGTTGCCTTCGGGCTCGTGGCATCGGGCGTGTACCGGTTCAGCCGTATGGTGTATCTAACACAGCGCAACCGGCAACTGGAGCAGGAGTTTAAAAAGGTCAAGACGCTTCAGGAACGGCTGGAGTTTTTGGAAAAAGAGCGGGAGAAACTGGCAAAGATGCTGGGTGTTGACCTGACACCACCGCCGGTTAACTGGCAGACCGGAATGGTTGACTCCGCCGAACTACCCGATTGGGTGAAAAGTCAACCCTGGGGTAGTCAACCCTTACCGGTGCTCGTGCCGGTGAGCAACTATGTGATTTCGCGCGGGACGAGTGCCGAGCATATGGCGATTGACTTCGCCTGCCAGAAGGGCAGTCTGGTGCGGGCAACAGCGGATGGGGTTGTTGCCGAAAGGGGGGTTGACAAACAGTTTGGCAGATACCTCCTGTTGCGGCACGACAAGGGCTACGACAGTTACTATGGCCATCTTGAGACCTGGCTGGTCCAGCGCGGGGACACGGTCAAAGTGGGAACGGCAATTGGCAGAGTTGGAATGACCGGACAGGCAAGTGCGCCCCATCTCCACTTTGAAATCAGAAAAGATGGCAGCCCGATTGACCCGACAACGCTTTTGAAACTGTAA
- a CDS encoding T9SS type A sorting domain-containing protein, translated as MPRIQAMYDEYGAQGYVPLAINLFQDMNSVVKVYARQYSYPFFRDGGPAWTAYRMNGYIPLNYVIDTAGIVVGSMEGFNEALIRSWIEPYLTGVKEEKKAAVLELTRVFPNPAGMSQRLSFSLPAAGPVTVRVYSAAGELMRTVFSGTLMAGNHSLVWNLTDDKGKPVPNGLYFYEVAVGASSMRMKASVLR; from the coding sequence TTGCCGCGAATCCAAGCAATGTACGATGAGTATGGCGCTCAGGGGTATGTGCCGCTGGCAATAAATCTGTTCCAGGATATGAATTCGGTGGTGAAGGTTTATGCCCGGCAGTACTCCTATCCGTTTTTCCGTGATGGTGGTCCGGCCTGGACCGCCTATCGGATGAATGGTTATATCCCGCTGAATTATGTGATTGATACCGCGGGCATCGTGGTCGGGTCGATGGAAGGTTTTAATGAGGCGCTTATCCGCAGCTGGATTGAACCTTACCTGACCGGTGTAAAAGAGGAGAAGAAAGCAGCGGTATTAGAGTTGACACGGGTTTTTCCGAATCCTGCCGGGATGAGTCAAAGGCTGAGTTTCAGTTTGCCGGCGGCAGGACCGGTTACGGTTCGGGTCTATTCCGCTGCCGGAGAACTAATGCGTACGGTGTTCTCCGGGACGCTGATGGCGGGCAACCATTCGTTGGTCTGGAATCTGACCGATGATAAGGGTAAGCCGGTGCCGAACGGGCTTTACTTTTACGAGGTTGCCGTGGGTGCCAGCAGTATGCGGATGAAGGCTTCGGTGTTGCGATAG
- a CDS encoding ABC transporter substrate-binding protein, whose product MKRALIFVLILLAVGSGCRSRPGKVKVTFWHAMGGEAQKTLKAMVERFEQENPDIDIVLVGMGNYDALAQKLLGAVAVKSPPTIAQMYENWTTQLFAAGELEFLEDYMNGPDGLTEDERSDIYPRLLENNRWEGKVLTLPFNKSVPVYYYNVNMLKAAGYDSFPNNWEEFRKMCRRLVRQNERGEVEVWATANGTDIWIFGSMLFQRGGRFLDQEDGKPEFNSPLGVEVLKFQVDLIYQDRVQTTMTGRNPMDDFLVGRVATLTGSSTWRAPVVDKESFPVGMAPVPLWGKKRAAIIYGTNIGLFKRAKPEEKRAAWRFIKWFIAPEQQVEWSLGTWYVPIHRRCLDDPRIKERLEKTPGLRAAYEQMEFGVFEPRGLKWLAGRKALVEELEAATLGIKTPEQALNDAARRYQAQ is encoded by the coding sequence GTGAAAAGGGCGCTGATTTTTGTCCTGATTTTGCTGGCGGTCGGGAGTGGCTGTCGGTCGCGACCAGGGAAGGTGAAGGTTACTTTCTGGCATGCGATGGGCGGTGAGGCACAGAAGACATTGAAGGCGATGGTTGAGCGTTTTGAGCAGGAGAATCCAGACATTGATATTGTGCTCGTGGGGATGGGGAACTACGATGCCCTGGCGCAGAAGTTGCTGGGTGCGGTGGCGGTCAAGAGTCCGCCGACGATTGCCCAGATGTACGAGAACTGGACAACGCAGTTGTTTGCCGCGGGCGAACTGGAATTTTTAGAGGATTATATGAACGGTCCTGATGGGTTGACAGAGGATGAGCGCTCGGACATTTATCCCCGGCTTCTGGAGAACAACCGCTGGGAAGGGAAGGTTTTGACCCTGCCGTTTAACAAGAGTGTGCCGGTTTACTATTACAATGTTAATATGTTGAAGGCGGCAGGTTACGATTCGTTTCCCAATAACTGGGAGGAGTTTCGCAAGATGTGTCGCCGGTTGGTGCGCCAGAACGAGCGAGGTGAAGTTGAGGTGTGGGCGACGGCAAACGGCACCGATATCTGGATTTTTGGCTCGATGTTGTTTCAGCGGGGTGGCAGGTTTTTAGACCAGGAGGATGGCAAGCCGGAGTTTAACAGCCCGCTGGGCGTTGAAGTGCTTAAGTTTCAGGTGGATTTGATTTACCAGGACCGGGTCCAGACGACAATGACGGGAAGGAATCCGATGGACGACTTTTTAGTCGGCAGGGTGGCGACTTTGACCGGCAGTTCAACCTGGCGGGCACCGGTTGTTGACAAAGAAAGTTTTCCGGTGGGGATGGCGCCGGTGCCCCTGTGGGGTAAAAAGCGGGCGGCGATTATCTATGGGACGAACATCGGACTGTTTAAGAGGGCAAAGCCGGAAGAGAAAAGGGCGGCGTGGCGGTTTATCAAGTGGTTCATTGCGCCAGAGCAGCAGGTGGAGTGGTCGCTGGGCACCTGGTATGTGCCAATTCACCGGCGGTGTCTTGACGACCCGCGGATTAAAGAGCGGCTGGAGAAGACACCGGGCTTGCGCGCGGCGTATGAGCAGATGGAGTTCGGGGTTTTTGAGCCCCGCGGGCTGAAGTGGCTTGCCGGTCGCAAGGCGCTGGTTGAAGAACTGGAGGCGGCAACGCTGGGAATCAAAACGCCCGAGCAGGCGTTAAACGATGCCGCCCGGCGTTATCAGGCTCAGTAG
- a CDS encoding ParB/RepB/Spo0J family partition protein translates to MSDSAQEKRRALGKGIRAIIPERTQASLATEFRPIPIDEIRPNPFQPRTAKEWEKDPKFQELVASVKEKGILQPVVVRRRRDGYELVAGERRWRAARAAGLTTIPAVVRVVDDKEMLEQALVENLQREDLNPIDEALAYKKLSEEFQLTHEEIARRVGKDRSTVTNALRLLGLPFRVRDALAAGLITPGHARALLSINSRREQVELCERVINEGLSVRTLERLCGGGKQRRPTQTVEKDVHIKELEEALQEVFQTRVLICPARGDKKPGRVVIEFFAEEDLNRIVKLLKRQP, encoded by the coding sequence ATGAGCGACAGCGCCCAGGAAAAACGCCGGGCACTGGGTAAGGGGATTCGCGCCATAATTCCGGAGCGAACCCAGGCGTCACTGGCAACAGAGTTCCGGCCCATTCCCATTGACGAAATTCGGCCCAATCCGTTTCAGCCCCGGACCGCCAAAGAGTGGGAAAAGGACCCGAAGTTTCAGGAACTGGTGGCATCGGTTAAGGAAAAGGGGATTCTGCAACCGGTGGTGGTACGGCGGCGCCGGGACGGTTACGAGCTGGTTGCGGGCGAACGGCGCTGGCGCGCGGCACGGGCGGCAGGGTTGACAACGATTCCGGCGGTGGTACGGGTTGTTGACGATAAGGAGATGCTGGAGCAGGCGCTGGTCGAAAACCTGCAGCGCGAGGACCTGAACCCGATTGATGAGGCGCTCGCCTACAAAAAACTTTCTGAGGAGTTTCAACTGACCCATGAGGAGATTGCGCGGCGGGTTGGCAAAGACCGTTCAACCGTAACCAATGCGCTACGCCTTTTAGGGTTACCATTTCGGGTCCGGGATGCGCTTGCCGCCGGTTTAATCACGCCGGGCCATGCCCGGGCGCTTTTGAGCATCAACAGTCGGCGCGAACAGGTGGAGTTGTGCGAGCGGGTGATCAACGAAGGGCTTTCGGTGCGGACGCTGGAACGGTTGTGCGGTGGCGGGAAACAGCGCCGGCCGACACAAACAGTGGAGAAGGATGTCCACATCAAAGAACTGGAAGAGGCGCTGCAAGAGGTTTTCCAGACCCGGGTCCTGATTTGCCCTGCCCGCGGTGATAAAAAACCGGGGCGGGTGGTGATTGAGTTCTTTGCCGAAGAGGACCTGAACCGGATTGTCAAACTCTTGAAAAGACAGCCTTAA
- the truA gene encoding tRNA pseudouridine(38-40) synthase TruA, with translation MKKTAPQRNICLTIEFDGTNYHGWQIQPNRRTVQGELQNALRQLFGTATEIYGCSRTDAGVSARNYRANFFTSSYLPTEKIAPALNFYLPRDIFVKSAQAVPLQFHARYSARAKTYSYTIVLTRSPLRSRHAWEYPYPLNLERLKSVARLFLGKHDYNPFCHTKEPNGICQITSIRVKTSKDQITILIQGNRFLYKMVRRIVGAMVAYASGRLTRQQIRAALAGKKHRPFLTAPANGLILESVRY, from the coding sequence ATGAAAAAAACCGCACCCCAACGCAACATCTGCCTGACAATCGAATTCGACGGCACAAACTACCACGGCTGGCAAATCCAGCCCAACCGACGGACAGTTCAGGGTGAACTGCAAAATGCGCTCCGCCAGCTCTTCGGTACCGCCACTGAAATTTACGGCTGCAGCCGCACCGACGCCGGTGTCTCCGCCCGCAACTACCGCGCCAACTTCTTCACATCCTCTTACCTTCCGACAGAAAAAATTGCCCCGGCACTCAACTTCTACCTACCCCGCGACATCTTTGTAAAGTCCGCGCAAGCGGTACCTTTACAATTCCACGCCCGCTACTCCGCCCGTGCCAAAACCTACTCCTACACAATCGTGCTCACCCGTTCTCCGCTCCGCAGCCGCCACGCCTGGGAATACCCCTACCCTTTAAACCTTGAACGCCTTAAATCTGTCGCCCGCCTGTTTCTCGGCAAACACGACTACAACCCCTTCTGCCACACCAAAGAACCAAACGGCATCTGCCAAATTACCTCAATCCGGGTAAAAACATCTAAAGACCAGATAACCATCTTAATCCAGGGCAACCGTTTCCTCTACAAGATGGTGCGCCGCATTGTTGGGGCAATGGTCGCTTATGCGTCGGGCCGCCTCACCCGGCAACAAATCCGCGCCGCCCTTGCCGGCAAAAAACATCGCCCGTTCCTGACCGCACCGGCAAATGGTCTTATTTTGGAATCGGTCCGCTACTGA
- a CDS encoding AAA family ATPase: MARRIAICNQKGGVGKTTTAVNLAAALALRMPHTLLVDMDPQAHATIGLGVDRSKVAVSVYETLLEAQRIDDAIIHNPFPGMDLLPATINLAGAEVELVDAEQREFRLSRALSLIEPKYSFIIIDCPPSLLLLTINSLTAARGVIIPVQAEYYALEGMSRLLETLNLVRTSLNPLLEIEGVLLTMFSSRLNLCQQVEKEVRDFFKEQVFDTVIPRSVRLAEAPSFGKPIFAYDGQSAGAQSYLALADELLARYQKKEEEK; this comes from the coding sequence ATGGCGCGCCGGATTGCGATCTGTAATCAAAAAGGCGGTGTCGGAAAAACCACGACCGCAGTCAATCTGGCGGCAGCACTGGCGCTCCGGATGCCGCACACCCTGCTGGTTGATATGGACCCACAGGCACATGCCACCATCGGTCTGGGAGTGGACCGTAGCAAGGTCGCGGTATCGGTTTACGAGACTTTACTTGAAGCGCAGCGCATTGACGATGCGATTATCCATAACCCGTTTCCCGGCATGGATTTGCTGCCGGCGACCATCAACCTTGCCGGTGCCGAGGTGGAACTGGTGGATGCCGAACAGCGGGAGTTCCGGTTGAGCCGGGCGCTAAGTTTAATTGAGCCCAAGTACTCGTTTATCATCATTGACTGTCCGCCCTCACTTTTGCTTCTGACAATCAACAGTCTGACCGCGGCGCGCGGAGTGATTATTCCGGTCCAGGCGGAATACTACGCCCTTGAAGGTATGTCAAGACTATTGGAGACGCTCAATCTCGTGCGCACGAGCCTCAATCCCCTCCTGGAGATTGAGGGGGTACTTTTGACGATGTTTTCCAGCCGGCTCAACCTCTGTCAGCAGGTGGAGAAGGAGGTGCGGGACTTTTTCAAGGAGCAGGTGTTTGACACGGTGATACCGCGCAGTGTTCGGCTCGCCGAGGCGCCCAGTTTTGGTAAGCCCATCTTTGCCTACGACGGTCAGTCGGCAGGTGCCCAGTCTTATCTCGCGCTGGCGGACGAACTGCTTGCCCGTTACCAGAAGAAGGAGGAGGAAAAATGA